From Acidovorax sp. FHTAMBA, one genomic window encodes:
- a CDS encoding Tex family protein, which translates to MQQIIRQLAAEIRVSEQQVRAAVELLDGGATVPFIARYRKEVTGGLDDIQLRELEARLSYLRELDDRRVAVLKAIDEQGKLTDALRASIAAAPTKQELEDIYLPFKQKRRTKGQIAREFGIEPLADKLFADPALDPAVEAAAFTKPPEVLDDGKPGADFSTVPAVLDGVRDILSERWAEDPALVQNLREWLWAEGLLRSKKVESKNENDPEVSKFRDYFDYDEPIGRVPSHRALAVFRGRGLEILEAKLVLPVEPEPGKPSLAEGKIALHLGWSHQGRKADDLIRKCVAWTWRVKLSLSTERDLFARLRDDAEKVAIKVFADNLRDLLLAAPAGPRVVMGLDPGIRTGVKVAVVDTTGKLVETATVYPHEPKRDWDGSLFTLAKLVEKHGVNLIAIGNGTASRETDKLAADLIKMAAKVGHAIEKVVVSEAGASVYSASEYASQEMPDVDVSLRGAASIARRLQDPLAELVKIDPKSIGVGQYQHDVNQSELARTLGTVVEDCVNSVGVDLNTASVPLLSRVSGLSGSVAKAVVRWREANGAFKSRKQLMDVAGLGAKTFEQSAGFLRIRDGENPLDMTGVHPETYPVVEQIMEKTGKPVAELMGRADMLKTLKPELFANEKFGVITVRDILAELEKPGRDPRPDFKVARFNDGVEDIKDLKEGMILEGTVSNVAQFGAFIDLGVHQDGLVHVSQLAHKFVNDAREVVKTGDIVKVKVMEVDVERKRIGLSMKLGDAPPRQGGERGALRDNRFEGAGRGYAQPQRRGPEPVQQSAMASAFAKLQQAKNR; encoded by the coding sequence ATGCAGCAGATCATCCGGCAGTTGGCCGCAGAAATCAGGGTTAGTGAACAACAGGTGCGCGCAGCCGTGGAGCTGCTGGATGGCGGCGCTACGGTGCCGTTCATCGCCCGCTATCGCAAGGAAGTGACGGGTGGACTGGACGACATCCAGCTGCGCGAGCTGGAGGCGCGCCTGTCGTACCTGCGCGAGCTGGACGACCGCCGCGTGGCCGTGCTCAAGGCCATTGACGAGCAAGGCAAACTGACCGACGCGCTGCGCGCCTCCATCGCCGCTGCTCCAACGAAGCAGGAGCTGGAAGACATTTACCTGCCCTTCAAACAAAAGCGCCGAACCAAGGGACAGATCGCGCGCGAGTTCGGTATCGAGCCGCTGGCCGACAAGCTGTTTGCCGATCCTGCGCTGGACCCTGCTGTAGAGGCCGCCGCGTTCACCAAGCCGCCCGAAGTGCTGGACGATGGCAAGCCGGGTGCAGACTTCTCCACCGTGCCCGCTGTGCTCGATGGCGTGCGCGACATCCTCAGCGAGCGCTGGGCCGAAGACCCGGCACTGGTGCAAAACCTGCGCGAATGGCTGTGGGCCGAGGGGCTGCTGCGCAGCAAGAAGGTCGAATCCAAGAACGAGAACGACCCCGAGGTCTCCAAGTTCCGCGACTACTTCGACTACGACGAGCCCATTGGCCGCGTGCCATCCCACCGTGCCTTGGCTGTGTTCCGCGGGCGCGGGCTGGAGATCCTGGAAGCCAAGCTGGTGCTTCCCGTCGAGCCGGAGCCCGGCAAGCCCAGCCTCGCCGAAGGCAAGATCGCCCTGCACCTGGGCTGGAGCCACCAGGGCCGCAAGGCCGATGACCTCATCCGTAAATGCGTGGCCTGGACCTGGCGCGTCAAGCTGAGCCTTTCGACCGAGCGCGACCTGTTTGCCCGCCTGCGCGACGACGCAGAAAAGGTGGCGATCAAGGTGTTTGCCGACAACCTTCGCGACCTGCTGCTGGCCGCGCCCGCTGGCCCGCGTGTGGTGATGGGCTTGGACCCGGGCATCCGCACGGGCGTGAAGGTGGCCGTGGTGGACACCACGGGCAAACTGGTGGAGACCGCTACGGTGTACCCGCACGAGCCCAAGCGCGACTGGGACGGCTCGCTGTTCACCCTGGCCAAGCTGGTGGAAAAGCACGGTGTGAACCTGATTGCAATTGGCAACGGCACAGCCAGCCGCGAGACCGACAAGCTGGCCGCTGACCTCATCAAGATGGCCGCCAAGGTGGGCCACGCCATTGAGAAGGTGGTGGTGAGCGAGGCCGGTGCCTCGGTGTACTCCGCCAGCGAATACGCCTCGCAAGAGATGCCCGATGTGGACGTGAGCCTGCGCGGCGCCGCCTCCATCGCCCGCCGCCTGCAGGACCCGCTGGCCGAGCTGGTCAAGATCGACCCCAAGAGCATCGGCGTGGGCCAGTACCAGCACGACGTGAACCAGAGCGAGCTGGCGCGCACCCTTGGCACGGTGGTGGAAGACTGCGTGAACTCGGTGGGCGTGGACCTGAATACGGCCAGCGTGCCGCTTTTGAGCCGCGTATCGGGTCTGTCGGGCAGCGTGGCCAAGGCCGTGGTGCGCTGGCGCGAGGCCAATGGCGCGTTCAAGAGCCGCAAGCAGCTGATGGACGTGGCGGGCCTGGGCGCCAAGACCTTTGAGCAAAGCGCGGGCTTCTTGCGCATTCGCGATGGCGAGAACCCGCTCGACATGACCGGCGTGCACCCCGAGACCTACCCTGTGGTCGAGCAGATCATGGAAAAGACCGGCAAGCCCGTGGCCGAGCTCATGGGCCGCGCCGACATGCTCAAGACCCTGAAGCCCGAGCTGTTTGCGAACGAAAAATTCGGCGTCATCACCGTCAGGGACATCCTGGCCGAGCTGGAAAAGCCCGGCCGCGACCCGCGCCCGGACTTCAAGGTGGCGCGCTTCAACGACGGCGTGGAGGACATCAAGGACCTGAAGGAAGGCATGATCCTGGAGGGCACGGTGAGCAACGTGGCCCAGTTCGGCGCCTTCATCGACCTGGGCGTGCACCAGGATGGCCTGGTGCATGTGAGCCAGCTGGCGCACAAGTTTGTGAACGATGCGCGCGAAGTGGTCAAGACCGGCGACATCGTCAAGGTCAAGGTCATGGAGGTGGACGTGGAGAGGAAGCGCATCGGCCTGTCGATGAAGCTGGGGGATGCACCACCACGCCAGGGCGGTGAACGGGGCGCGCTGCGCGATAACCGGTTTGAAGGCGCAGGCAGAGGCTATGCGCAACCCCAGCGCCGGGGGCCCGAGCCTGTGCAGCAGTCGGCCATGGCGTCGGCTTTTGCGAAGTTGCAACAGGCGAAGAACCGATAG
- a CDS encoding patatin-like phospholipase family protein: MKALRIHAGPVARQHLEQRGLQPSDVAVIPAAAGGPKGLILGPLDRFIFGDWLPRSQQPVHLVGASIGAWRMATACLDASVAAFERLEHDYIHQDYELPPGKTRPTAAHVSERFGQNLEAFYGGRVGEVLNHSRYHLHIVTSRGRHLLGREHRVATPLGYLGAFLTNTVHRKAMGAWLERVVFSSAGAALPFATTDYRTRQVGLTADNFMQALQASCSIPFVLQAVHNIPGAPPGAYWDGGITDYHLHLAYGKQHGESAKMIAASAYPSSAEGKNDLKLGAASAMGSLVLYPHFQHRVVPGWLDKSLKWRHKSTAALDSMVVLSPCPDWVRTLPNGKLPDRNDFTHYGADSASRAKAWRAATRASQQLAQEWAEWLERPDMKAVDPL; this comes from the coding sequence ATGAAAGCCCTGCGCATCCATGCCGGCCCCGTCGCCCGCCAGCACCTTGAACAACGCGGCCTGCAGCCGTCTGATGTGGCGGTCATCCCTGCCGCCGCCGGCGGGCCCAAAGGCCTCATCCTCGGACCGCTCGACCGGTTCATCTTTGGCGACTGGCTGCCGCGCTCGCAACAGCCGGTTCATCTGGTGGGCGCTTCGATTGGCGCATGGCGCATGGCCACGGCGTGCCTGGATGCGTCCGTGGCGGCGTTTGAGCGCCTGGAGCACGACTACATCCACCAGGACTACGAGCTTCCTCCCGGCAAGACGCGCCCCACGGCGGCCCATGTCAGCGAGCGATTCGGGCAGAACCTGGAGGCGTTCTATGGCGGGCGTGTCGGCGAGGTGCTGAACCACTCCCGTTACCACCTGCACATCGTCACGTCGCGCGGGCGGCATTTGCTGGGCCGCGAACACCGTGTCGCCACGCCCCTGGGCTATCTGGGCGCTTTTCTCACCAACACCGTGCACCGCAAGGCCATGGGCGCCTGGCTGGAGCGCGTGGTGTTTTCCTCCGCCGGTGCGGCCTTGCCATTTGCCACCACCGACTACCGCACCCGTCAGGTCGGGCTCACGGCGGACAACTTCATGCAGGCCCTGCAAGCGAGCTGCTCCATTCCGTTTGTGCTGCAGGCCGTACACAACATCCCGGGAGCGCCGCCCGGCGCGTACTGGGACGGGGGCATTACCGACTATCACCTGCACCTGGCCTACGGAAAGCAGCATGGTGAAAGTGCAAAAATGATAGCTGCAAGCGCTTATCCATCAAGCGCTGAAGGCAAAAATGACCTGAAATTGGGAGCCGCAAGCGCAATGGGCAGCCTCGTGCTGTACCCCCACTTCCAGCACCGCGTGGTGCCCGGCTGGCTCGACAAAAGCCTCAAGTGGCGCCACAAATCCACCGCTGCACTCGACAGCATGGTGGTGTTGTCCCCATGTCCTGACTGGGTACGCACCCTGCCTAATGGCAAACTTCCCGACCGCAACGATTTCACCCACTACGGCGCCGATAGCGCGTCCCGCGCCAAGGCATGGCGGGCGGCGACACGGGCCAGCCAGCAGTTGGCACAGGAATGGGCGGAGTGGCTGGAGCGGCCGGATATGAAGGCTGTTGACCCGCTGTAA
- a CDS encoding NAD(P)H-hydrate dehydratase: MASPAPRTPRPRALTEALLRRWPLPAPGDDADKEQRGHVLVVAGSHEMPGAALLAAVAALRAGAGKLTVAAPERVAQGLALAIPEARVMGLAETRAGGFAARDCERLGPLADRVSAVVLGPGMLDEARSVAFVRAMLPLFRQSTVVLDALAMSVVRDALPLTQPVVMTPHAGEMAHLTGDTKEAVLAQPLQAALAGARRWGACVALKGSTTFIAQPDGTALRFAGGTPGLATSGSGDTLAGLIGGLAARGAAPLHACAWGVWLHARAGIALAQDQGSLGYLARELSAQVPALIHALAPRPGGGLRRG, translated from the coding sequence ATGGCCTCCCCCGCCCCACGCACACCCCGCCCCCGGGCCTTGACCGAGGCCTTGCTGCGCCGCTGGCCATTGCCGGCGCCCGGCGACGATGCCGACAAGGAGCAGCGCGGCCATGTGCTGGTGGTGGCCGGCAGCCACGAGATGCCCGGCGCAGCGCTGTTGGCTGCCGTTGCGGCCCTGCGCGCCGGCGCTGGCAAGCTGACGGTGGCGGCGCCCGAGCGGGTGGCGCAAGGCCTGGCACTGGCCATACCGGAAGCGCGCGTGATGGGCCTGGCCGAAACCCGCGCTGGCGGGTTTGCTGCGCGCGACTGCGAGCGTCTGGGCCCTCTGGCCGATCGCGTGAGCGCCGTGGTGCTGGGCCCGGGCATGCTGGACGAGGCCCGCAGCGTGGCGTTCGTGCGCGCAATGCTGCCGCTGTTTCGGCAGAGCACGGTGGTGCTTGATGCACTTGCGATGTCGGTGGTGCGCGACGCCCTGCCGCTCACACAACCCGTGGTGATGACGCCGCACGCCGGCGAAATGGCCCACCTGACCGGCGACACCAAAGAGGCCGTACTGGCGCAACCGCTTCAGGCCGCGTTGGCTGGCGCCCGGCGCTGGGGCGCTTGTGTTGCCCTCAAGGGCAGCACCACCTTCATTGCGCAGCCCGATGGAACCGCTCTGCGTTTTGCAGGCGGAACACCCGGCCTGGCCACCTCGGGCTCCGGCGACACGCTGGCCGGGCTGATCGGTGGACTGGCCGCGCGCGGCGCCGCCCCCCTGCACGCATGCGCCTGGGGCGTTTGGCTGCATGCACGGGCCGGCATTGCGCTGGCGCAGGACCAGGGCAGCCTTGGGTACCTGGCACGGGAGCTTTCGGCCCAGGTGCCGGCCCTGATCCACGCGCTGGCACCCCGCCCCGGCGGCGGGTTACGCAGGGGTTGA
- a CDS encoding histidine phosphatase family protein, which translates to METRWPDMLWVVRHGQSAGNVARDAAELARHHTIDIAWRDIDVPLSELGEQQSAALGEWFGQALVHEQPQVILCSPYVRAVQTARLVAQHSRLEHVTLRLDERLREKEFGILDRLTKWGIEQHHAQLAEQRAHVGKFYFRPPGGESWCDVILRLRSLQEMVTREYAGQRVLIVAHQVIVNCVRYLIEQMDEQQILDIDRQGDVPNCAVTTYRALRTAEGRADAGMQLVQANFLAPLRNTRTPVTREPDAAAAPKP; encoded by the coding sequence ATGGAAACCCGCTGGCCCGACATGCTGTGGGTGGTGCGCCACGGCCAAAGCGCAGGCAATGTGGCGCGCGATGCAGCCGAGCTTGCACGGCATCACACCATTGACATCGCATGGCGCGACATCGATGTGCCGCTGTCAGAACTGGGGGAGCAGCAGTCGGCTGCACTGGGCGAATGGTTTGGCCAGGCGCTGGTGCACGAACAGCCGCAGGTGATTTTGTGTTCGCCGTACGTGCGCGCCGTGCAGACAGCGAGGCTGGTGGCGCAGCACAGCCGCCTGGAGCACGTAACGCTGCGCCTGGACGAGCGGCTGCGCGAAAAGGAGTTCGGCATTCTGGACCGGCTCACCAAGTGGGGCATCGAACAACACCATGCCCAGCTGGCCGAACAGCGGGCCCATGTGGGCAAGTTTTACTTCAGGCCACCCGGTGGCGAGAGCTGGTGCGACGTGATCCTGCGCCTGCGCAGCCTGCAGGAAATGGTGACGCGCGAATACGCAGGGCAGCGCGTACTCATCGTGGCGCACCAGGTCATCGTCAACTGTGTGCGCTACTTGATCGAGCAGATGGACGAGCAGCAGATTCTGGACATCGACCGCCAGGGCGACGTACCCAACTGCGCCGTCACCACTTACCGCGCCCTCCGCACTGCCGAGGGGCGCGCCGATGCAGGCATGCAGCTGGTGCAGGCAAACTTTCTGGCGCCGCTGCGCAATACCCGCACCCCCGTGACGCGCGAGCCCGACGCCGCGGCTGCTCCCAAGCCTTGA
- a CDS encoding DUF72 domain-containing protein → MQDDLFGTDVPRPPAPERRPILPAQADAAEAEAEAADLAKAPARRKRSGQVTAITPDDALRALAAALPPRLRLGTSSWSYPGWQGLVWEGEHSETQLSKQGLAVYAQHPLMRTVSIDRSFYRPLTVSEYERYASQVPDDFRFVVKAPSVVTDALVRSEVGRGRQANPVFLSPELARSEFVEPALQGLGHKLGALVFQLSPLPLAQLDRMPLLLDRLRAMLLVQPALTRLAPDGVIAVEVRDPEWLTPDFAAVLRETGATYCLGLHAKMPPLPQQLPLLRALWPGPLVCRWNLNPVHGPYGYEEAERLYTPYDRLQHPDLPTRAELASVVAGVTRRGQNAYVAISNHAEGCAPRTVRALAEAVAAATAAGR, encoded by the coding sequence ATGCAAGACGACCTGTTCGGCACCGATGTCCCGAGGCCCCCTGCACCCGAGCGGCGGCCCATCCTGCCCGCCCAGGCCGATGCCGCTGAGGCTGAAGCTGAAGCTGCTGATCTGGCCAAAGCGCCTGCCCGGCGCAAACGCTCTGGCCAGGTCACCGCCATCACGCCCGACGATGCACTTCGTGCGCTGGCAGCCGCCCTGCCCCCACGGCTGCGCCTGGGCACGTCCAGCTGGAGCTACCCGGGCTGGCAAGGGCTGGTGTGGGAGGGCGAGCATTCCGAGACGCAGCTGTCCAAACAGGGCCTGGCGGTGTATGCCCAGCACCCGTTGATGCGCACGGTGAGCATCGACCGCAGCTTTTACCGCCCGCTCACCGTCAGCGAGTACGAACGCTATGCCTCGCAGGTGCCCGACGACTTCCGGTTTGTGGTGAAGGCACCCAGTGTGGTCACGGACGCCCTGGTGCGCAGCGAAGTCGGCCGGGGCCGCCAGGCCAACCCGGTATTTTTGAGCCCCGAACTGGCGCGCAGCGAGTTCGTGGAGCCCGCGCTGCAAGGCCTGGGGCACAAGCTGGGCGCGCTGGTGTTTCAGCTCAGCCCCCTGCCGCTGGCGCAGCTGGACCGCATGCCCCTGCTGCTGGATCGCCTGCGCGCCATGCTGCTCGTACAGCCCGCACTGACGCGGCTGGCACCCGATGGCGTGATCGCTGTGGAGGTGCGCGACCCCGAATGGCTGACCCCCGACTTTGCGGCGGTGCTGCGCGAGACCGGCGCCACCTACTGCCTGGGCCTGCATGCCAAGATGCCCCCGCTGCCGCAACAGCTGCCCCTGCTGCGCGCGCTGTGGCCCGGCCCGCTCGTGTGCCGCTGGAACCTCAACCCCGTGCATGGCCCGTATGGATATGAAGAGGCCGAGCGCCTGTACACCCCCTATGACCGCCTGCAACACCCTGACCTGCCCACCCGCGCCGAGCTGGCCAGCGTGGTTGCGGGCGTCACCCGGCGGGGGCAGAACGCGTATGTGGCGATCAGCAACCACGCCGAGGGTTGCGCGCCGCGCACGGTGCGTGCCCTGGCCGAGGCCGTTGCGGCCGCCACTGCAGCGGGGCGCTGA
- a CDS encoding HDOD domain-containing protein, with product MELNALLAEPVALPSLPRAVALLMSELAHEEPSLRRLNKLFGSDPALAGRLLELANSHTFQVPRQIANIPEALALLGTAQVRSLVTTAPLGTTSRSVPGVNMQQFWRYSLNTAKLARSLAGLTLQNQTTAYTAGLLHALGELVIHLADPEKAQSVNTLVAPFDMRRGKIEQRIFGYSFGHVTAGLARRWRLPEVLVDAMQHQGAPFDNNAYEPLAGVIHLAAWRARAREAELGEKELAVSFPAEVGLPLGLDIDMVLQQDPIDWTAKPEVADYVV from the coding sequence ATGGAGTTGAACGCACTGCTGGCCGAACCCGTGGCCCTGCCCAGCCTTCCGCGCGCCGTGGCGCTGCTGATGAGCGAGCTGGCCCATGAAGAGCCCAGCCTGCGCCGCCTGAACAAGCTCTTTGGCTCGGATCCGGCACTCGCCGGGCGGCTGCTGGAGCTGGCCAACTCCCACACGTTCCAGGTGCCCCGGCAGATTGCCAACATCCCCGAGGCGCTGGCCTTGCTGGGGACGGCCCAGGTGCGTTCGCTGGTCACCACGGCGCCGCTGGGTACCACCTCGCGTTCGGTGCCCGGGGTCAACATGCAGCAGTTCTGGCGCTACAGCCTCAACACGGCCAAGCTCGCGCGGTCCCTGGCAGGGCTGACGCTGCAAAACCAGACGACTGCCTACACGGCGGGGCTGCTGCACGCGCTGGGTGAGCTGGTGATCCACCTGGCCGATCCGGAAAAAGCCCAGTCGGTCAACACGCTGGTGGCCCCGTTCGACATGCGGCGGGGCAAGATCGAACAACGCATCTTTGGCTACAGCTTCGGCCATGTCACCGCCGGCCTGGCCCGCCGCTGGCGCCTGCCGGAAGTGCTGGTGGACGCCATGCAGCACCAGGGGGCACCGTTTGACAACAATGCCTACGAGCCCCTGGCGGGTGTCATCCACCTCGCCGCCTGGCGCGCCCGCGCCCGTGAGGCCGAGCTGGGCGAGAAGGAGCTGGCGGTTTCCTTCCCGGCAGAGGTGGGGCTGCCTCTGGGCCTGGACATCGACATGGTGCTTCAGCAAGACCCGATTGACTGGACGGCCAAACCGGAAGTCGCAGACTACGTGGTGTGA
- a CDS encoding EAL domain-containing protein, translating into MRIGKLSTWLLRGTYPRLYGAIVLIILLVSAVRYHYLVATETDEVRRHASSELRRVGDALMPSLADLPPSDNAARDRLLNDALVRFGPVVESLSWQLPGAPASVATVPRSLPAAPDWFTGWVDIDPPTQQFGHGLPGGQSARLTVTLQAAPLINQVWKTVVVQGRISAINIFTILFLLTLLLRANARTLRRLTEATDAFRQGRLDTRMQMTGTLESRAMAAAFNDMAGKIQSLVLSLRETQQQQSEQLHFTRQLIDALPLPVFVRDADGAYLDVNRAWKQLFHVPAGPGNAQSSSMAYPPELSPERSSQIAQAQDNEIRIYPPHQQAPRDMAYFEAPFTTTRGKLGGTIGTLVDVTDRKRAQEALRAEKERAEVTLASIGDGVITTDLHGRIETINEAAQLMTGFTADQALGRQLDDVFRLHEDQGSLSASAMAGRDTVTGALQPTTHEVLIHRSGERYAIEYTASAIRKGTSEAVGCVLVFRDVTETRNLRHQISWHARHDALTGLYNRAALAERLTHAIFVARQQGSLLAVCMLDIDHFQVVNDTHGNRVGDRLLKETARRLEAFLSPPDVTARMGGDEFVLLLGALPDVAAVEARVAMLMEQLAAPYAIDDRLLHTTVSVGIAVFPQDDANPDTLLRHADQAMCQAKSFGRNQLHVFDVQHDHAVQTQHTRQTGVARALHAGELVLHYQPKVNLRTGEILGLEALLRWQHPEHGLVGPQHVLPLIEDVELQVELGEWVLRQALAQMRQWTDAGMLWEVSVNIAATHFHKVNFVERLKDILQTCPEVSPSRLELEILESAALQDMQYMRHMMQSCQALGVRFALDDFGTGYSSLSYLKRLRADTIKIDQTFVQGILEDGDDLTLVSAIIALAGAFGRHVVAEGVETPQQAAKLLDLGCERAQGFGIARPMPAHEVLAWAREHSARHASKVIQTAAKRPASL; encoded by the coding sequence ATGCGCATCGGAAAACTCAGCACGTGGCTCCTGCGGGGTACCTATCCCCGGCTCTATGGCGCCATCGTGCTCATCATCCTTTTGGTCAGTGCTGTGCGCTATCACTACCTGGTCGCCACGGAGACCGACGAAGTCCGTCGCCACGCCAGCAGCGAACTGCGCCGTGTGGGCGATGCCCTAATGCCATCGCTGGCAGACCTTCCACCTTCAGACAACGCAGCACGAGATCGGCTTCTGAACGACGCACTGGTGCGGTTTGGCCCGGTTGTTGAATCGCTGTCCTGGCAGCTGCCGGGCGCACCCGCCAGCGTGGCTACGGTGCCGCGATCACTCCCGGCAGCACCCGACTGGTTCACCGGCTGGGTAGACATCGATCCGCCCACCCAGCAGTTCGGGCACGGCCTGCCCGGCGGTCAATCGGCGCGCCTCACCGTGACGTTGCAGGCCGCGCCACTGATCAACCAGGTGTGGAAAACCGTGGTGGTCCAGGGGCGCATCTCCGCGATCAATATCTTCACCATCCTGTTTCTGCTCACGCTGCTGCTGCGCGCCAATGCGCGCACATTGCGCCGCCTGACCGAGGCGACCGACGCTTTCCGCCAGGGCCGCCTGGACACGCGTATGCAAATGACCGGCACGCTGGAGTCGCGGGCGATGGCCGCCGCGTTCAACGACATGGCGGGCAAAATCCAGTCTCTGGTCCTGTCGCTGCGTGAAACCCAGCAGCAGCAAAGCGAGCAACTGCACTTCACCCGCCAACTGATTGATGCCCTGCCGCTGCCGGTATTTGTGCGCGATGCCGATGGCGCCTACCTGGACGTCAACCGCGCCTGGAAGCAGCTGTTCCATGTGCCCGCGGGTCCGGGCAATGCGCAATCGTCCAGCATGGCCTATCCGCCGGAGCTCTCGCCTGAACGCTCTTCGCAGATCGCCCAGGCGCAGGACAACGAAATCCGCATCTACCCGCCGCACCAGCAGGCCCCCAGGGACATGGCGTATTTCGAGGCGCCGTTTACCACCACGCGGGGCAAGCTGGGCGGCACGATCGGCACCCTGGTCGACGTGACCGACCGCAAGCGGGCCCAGGAGGCCCTGCGCGCCGAAAAGGAACGGGCTGAAGTCACCCTGGCTTCCATCGGCGACGGCGTCATCACCACCGACCTCCATGGGCGTATCGAAACCATCAACGAGGCCGCCCAGCTCATGACCGGTTTCACCGCCGACCAGGCCCTGGGACGGCAGCTCGACGATGTCTTTCGCCTCCACGAAGACCAGGGCAGCCTGAGCGCCAGCGCCATGGCGGGGCGCGACACCGTGACCGGCGCCCTGCAGCCGACCACCCACGAAGTGCTGATCCACCGGTCCGGCGAGCGCTATGCGATCGAATACACGGCATCAGCGATCCGCAAGGGCACCAGCGAAGCCGTGGGCTGTGTGCTGGTTTTCCGCGACGTCACCGAAACCCGCAACCTGCGCCACCAGATCTCGTGGCACGCCCGGCATGACGCGCTCACAGGCCTCTATAACCGGGCCGCACTGGCCGAGCGCCTGACCCATGCCATTTTCGTGGCGCGTCAACAGGGTTCGCTGCTGGCGGTTTGCATGCTGGACATCGACCACTTCCAGGTGGTCAATGACACCCACGGCAACCGCGTGGGAGACCGCCTGCTCAAGGAAACCGCGCGACGACTGGAGGCCTTCCTCTCGCCGCCGGATGTGACCGCCCGGATGGGGGGCGACGAATTCGTGCTGCTGCTCGGCGCACTGCCCGACGTGGCCGCCGTCGAGGCGCGCGTGGCCATGCTGATGGAACAGCTCGCCGCCCCCTATGCCATCGACGACCGACTTCTGCACACCACGGTGAGCGTGGGCATTGCCGTGTTTCCGCAGGACGACGCCAACCCCGACACCCTGCTGCGCCACGCCGACCAGGCCATGTGCCAGGCCAAGAGCTTTGGCCGCAATCAGCTGCACGTGTTCGATGTGCAGCACGACCACGCCGTACAAACCCAGCACACCCGCCAGACGGGCGTGGCGCGCGCACTGCACGCCGGCGAGCTGGTGCTGCACTACCAACCCAAAGTCAACCTGCGCACCGGCGAGATCCTGGGCCTTGAAGCCCTGCTGCGCTGGCAGCACCCCGAGCATGGTCTGGTGGGGCCGCAGCACGTATTGCCGCTGATCGAGGACGTAGAACTCCAGGTGGAGCTGGGCGAATGGGTTCTGCGCCAAGCCCTTGCCCAGATGCGGCAGTGGACCGATGCAGGCATGCTCTGGGAGGTCAGCGTGAACATCGCCGCCACGCACTTTCACAAGGTCAACTTTGTGGAACGGCTCAAGGACATCCTGCAGACCTGCCCCGAAGTCTCGCCGTCCCGGCTGGAACTGGAAATCCTGGAATCCGCCGCCCTGCAGGACATGCAGTACATGCGCCACATGATGCAAAGCTGCCAGGCGCTTGGAGTCCGGTTTGCCCTGGATGACTTCGGCACCGGCTATTCATCGCTTTCTTACCTCAAGCGCCTGCGGGCGGACACGATCAAGATCGACCAGACTTTCGTGCAGGGCATTCTGGAAGACGGGGACGATCTCACGCTGGTCAGCGCCATCATCGCGCTGGCGGGAGCCTTCGGGCGGCATGTGGTGGCTGAGGGCGTGGAGACACCCCAGCAAGCCGCGAAACTGCTGGATCTCGGCTGCGAGCGCGCGCAGGGGTTCGGGATTGCCCGACCCATGCCAGCGCACGAGGTGCTGGCGTGGGCGCGCGAGCACAGCGCCCGCCACGCCTCCAAGGTCATTCAGACGGCAGCCAAGCGGCCTGCTTCACTCTGA